In a genomic window of Mycosarcoma maydis chromosome 5, whole genome shotgun sequence:
- a CDS encoding putative 3-hydroxyisobutyrate dehydrogenase, with product MLPTTRCMLHHTIRRCVPHDRSKTIGFIGLGAMGKEMANNLLSKTLASNPDPAVTFVVHDAFEQSITRFLTANTSLYPNRNILAASSPAGIAKLSGTIVTMLPSSPQVESVYTHENGILDGLESFQAAAVDDAQAKTLCIDCTTLDPDVAVQTATAIKNANANGAFDMIDAPVSGGVVGANAATLSFMVGSDSSTTFASAEPYLSLMGSRAVHCGKNGNGLIAKIANNLLLGISMLGVTEAMLLGTAHGLPPAVLAGIINTSTGKCWSSEVNNPCPGALEGTKYSPPADRDYQGGFAARLMAKDLKLAMNTAKLQGVPTPLGQLTSSIYEALGGNDEFKDKDFAVAFKALSAALGREEFKGGREKV from the coding sequence ATGCTGCCGACAACGAGATGCATGCTGCATCATACCATTCGGCGTTGTGTGCCGCACGACCGAAGCAAGACAATCGGGTTCATCGGTCTTGGAGCGATGGGCAAAGAAATGGCTAACAACCTGCTCTCCAAGACGCTCGCTTCAAATCCTGACCCTGCTGTCACATTTGTGGTGCATGATGCGTTCGAACAGTCCATCACTCGCTTCCTCACGGCCAACACTTCGCTGTACCCGAACCGCAACATCCTGGCGGCTTCTTCTCCTGCTGGAATCGCCAAGCTATCCGGTACGATTGTCACGATGCTTCCTTCCTCGCCGCAGGTCGAAAGCGTATACACGCATGAAAATGGTATTCTGGACGGGCTCGAGTCGTTTCAAGCAGCGGCTGTGGATGATGCGCAGGCCAAGACGCTGTGTATCGATTGCACGACACTCGACCCGGATGTAGCGGTTCAAACAGCCACGGCGATCAagaacgccaacgccaatgGAGCGTTTGACATGATCGACGCGCCCGTATCGGGTGGTGTAGTGGGTGCTAATGCAGCAACTCTTTCGTTCATGGTTGGATCCGACTCGTCCACCACTTTCGCCTCGGCGGAACCGTACCTATCGCTCATGGGCTCTCGCGCTGTTCACTGCGGCAAGAACGGTAACGGCCTGATCGCCAAGATTGCCAACAACCTTTTGCTAGGAATCTCGATGCTCGGTGTTACCGAGGCAATGTTGCTAGGAACCGCGCACGGTCTGCCCCCCGCCGTTCTAGCTGGCATCATCAACACCTCGACGGGCAAATGCTGGTCGAGCGAAGTCAACAACCCCTGTCCAGGTGCCCTCGAGGGAACCAAGTACAGTCCACCGGCCGACAGAGATTACCAAGGCGGATTCGCCGCAAGACTGATGGCCAAGGATTTGAAGCTGGCGATGAACACGGCAAAATTGCAAGGCGTGCCTACGCCATTAGGCCAGTTGACATCCAGTATTTACGAAGCACTTGGTGGCAACGACGAGTTCAAAGACAAGGACTTTGCTGTCGCGTTCAAGGCGCTAAGTGCTGCATTGGGCAGGGAGGAGTTCAAAGGAGGACGTGAAAAAGTGTGA